Within Desulfolithobacter dissulfuricans, the genomic segment ATCATCGCCACCATCGGTATGTTCTTTGCTCTGCCCTTTGGCATTATCCTGGCCCTTGGCCGGCAGTCCTCCATGCCGGTGGCCAAGTCGGTCAGCGTGATGTTCATCGAGCTGTGGCGCGGGGTGCCGCTGATCACCGTGCTCTTCATGTCGTCGGTCATGCTGCCCATCTTCATGCCCGAGGGCATGCACGTGGACAAGCTGGTCCGGGCGCTCATCGGCATTATCTTTTTCCAGTCCGCCTACATGGCCGAGGTCATCCGCGGCGGCCTGCAGGCCATGCCCAAGGGGCAGTACGAGGCCGCCGATGCGCTGGGGCTTTCCTACTGGCAGGCTATGCTGCTCATTATCCTGCCCCAGGCCCTGAAGACGGTTATTCCCGGTATTGTCAACACCTTCATCGCCCTGTTCAAGGACACCACCCTGGTGCTCATCATCGGCCTTTTCGACCTGCTGGCCATTGTCCAGTCCGCCTTTGCCGATCCGAAATGGCTGGGATTTTCCGTGGAAGGCTATGTCTTTGCCGGGCTCATTTACTGGATATTCTGCTTTTCCATGTCCCGGTACAGCCAGTACCTGGAGAGGAAACTGCACACCGGACACGAACGGCGTTAAAAAACATCAAGAAAGGTCAAGGAAGCGGATCAGCCGCTGGTTGGGTCCGTGGCCAGAGACGAAACATTACGGTAGAGAACTAGAACTATGACAGATCAGGCAGCGCAGCGCGAAACGGGCAAGGAAGAGATCGCGATCCTGATACGCAACATGCATAAGTGGTATGGTGATTTCCATGTCCTCAAGGATATCAACCTGACCGTTAAACGGGGGAACGGATTATCATCTGTGGTCCGTCGGGTTGCGGTAAATCCACTCTGATCCGGTGCCTCAACCGGCTGGAGGAGCATCAGAAGGGTGACATCTTCATCGATGGGATCGAGCTCAACGACGATCTCAAGCATATCGAGAAGATTCGTAAGGATATCGGGATGGTGTTCCAGCAGTTTAATCTCTTTCCCCACCTGACGGTGCTGGAAAACTGCTGCCTGGCGCCGATCTGGGTCCTGAAGAAGCCGCGCCGGGAAGCGGAAGAGGTTGCCATGAAGTACCTGGAGCGGGTCAAGATTCCCGACCAGGCGAACAAATATCCCGGCCAGCTTTCCGGTGGTCAGCAGCAGCGGGTGGCCATTGCCCGGTCGCTGTGCATGAGTCCCAAGATCATGCTCTTTGACGAGCCCACCTCGGCCCTGGATCCGGAGATGATCAAAGAGGTACTCGATGTCATGGTGGACCTGGCCAACGAGGGGATGACCATGCTCTGCGTCACCCATGAGATGGGCTTTGCCAAGACCGTGGCCGACCGGGTCATCTTCATGGATTCCGGCGAGATCATTGAGGAGAATGATCCGGAATCCTTTTTTACCAATCCCCAGTCCGACCGGACCAAGCTCTTCCTGAGTCAGATCTTGTAAGGGCTGGACCGGGGGCTTTTTTGCCCGCATCGCCATAACGAGGAATCAGGGGCACGAAGAGCATGGATGAGCTTCGTGCCCCTTTGTCGTTGGCGGCCCCTCCGGAAGAGCTCCGGGCCTGTCCCGGACCTTAGCGTCCCATGCCAGGTATCTCTTTCCGGTTGCAGGTCCTCTGTCTCCCGTAGCCCGGCCAGCCGGCCGGGTCTACCAGGCACCATGGGATGTCGTTGTTGACGAAATGCGATGGAAAAAGGTTTGCAAATCGGTTCTGATGTGCTACATGGTGGTATAGTATCACGCCTAAGCATTAACCCAGACAGGAGGCCGTAGTGAACGAAAGAAATGCGGAGCTGAAGTTTGAAACCCGGGTGGTCCATGAGTGTATTCTGCCGGAAGACTGGGACGGAGCTACCCTGCCGCCCATCTGCCAGTCGGCGTCGCATCGCCATCGCAGCGCCGAGAGCCTGAGCGATACCTTTGCCGGCAAGCAGAAGGAACATATCTACATGCGCCTGACCAACCCCACCAACTCCGTGCTGGAGAAAAAGCTGGCCGCCCTGGAGAACGGCCGCGGTGCGGTCTTCATGTCGTCGGGGATGGCAGCGATCACCAACACCTGCATGGCTCTGCTGCGGGCCGGAGACGAGTTTGTCGCCAGCCGCTCGCTGTTCATGTCCACCTACCTGCTCTTCAAGCGGGTCTTTGCCAAGTATGATATTCGCTGTCAGCTGGTCGATCCGCTGGATCTTGCGGCCATGGAGGCGGCGATCACCGACCGGACCAGATTCCTCTACCTGGAAACCATCACCAACCCGGGCATGGAAGTGCCCAATCTGCGGGCGGCCGCCGATCTGGCCCACCGCCATGGTCTGCCGCTGGTGGTGGACTCCACCCTGGCCACGCCCTGGCTCTGTCGGCCCCTGGAACACGGCGCCGATGTGGTGATCCACTCCACCACCAAGTATCTCTCAGGCCATGGCAATGCCGTGGGCGGGGTGGTCATCGACGGCGGCACTTTTGACTGGCTCGGTTCCGACCGGTTTCCTGATTTTGCGCCCTTTGTCGAGCGCAAGGGGGAACTGGCCCTGCTGGATAAGATCTGGCGCGAGCACCATATCAACTTCGGGACCACGGCCGCACCCCTGCACGCCTACCTGACCATGATCGGACTCGATACCCTGGCCCTGCGCATGGAGCGGCACATGGCCAATACCCTGGAGGTGGCCCGCTACCTCCAGTCGCACCCCAAGGTGAACTGGATCCGCTATCCGGGCCTTCCGGATCATCCCAGTCACGCCACGGCCCAGGAACTGTTCAAGGGCAAGGGCTATGGGGGGTTACTGGCCTTTGGCCTCAAGGACCAGGAGACCTGTTTCCGGTTCATAAACAGTCTCAAGCTGGTCTATCACCTGGCCAACCTGGGTGACTGCAAGACCCTGGTCATCCATCCGGCCTCGAGCCAGTACATCTCTTTTCCGGACCAGGAGCGCGAAGAGATTGGCATCAGTTCCGACCTGCTGCGGCTTTCGGTGGGCATCGAGGATGTGGATGATATCATCGCTGACCTGGAGCAGGCTCTGGCCAGCCTGTGATCTACTGATATGTTGAGACGTCCAGGGCCATGACTGCAAGTGTGAAGAGAACACCGGATGCGCCGCTTCTGGTGGAAAAGAAGTATTTCACCTTTGCCGAACCTCCGGAGGAGATGATCCTTGATTCCGGGGCCCGCCTCGGGCCCATTACGCTCGCCTACGAGACCCTGGGCGAGCTCAACCGGGACCGGTCCAATGCCATCCTGGTCCTGCACGCCTGCACCGGGGACTCGCACGTGGCCGGTTACTATCCCGACGACAATACCCGGCCCGGGTGGTGGGACGGGATGGTGGGACCGGGCAAGCCCATCGACACCGATCGCTGGTTTGTCATCTGCTCCAATATCCTCGGCTCCTGCATGGGTTCCACCGGCCCGGCCTCGATCAATCCGGCCACCGGTAAACCCTACGGACTCGATTTTCCCATGGTCACCATCCGCGACATGGTCCGGGCCCAGCGCCAGCTCATCGAGCACCTGGGAATCAGCCGGATCATGGCGCTTATCGGCGGATCGGTGGGCGGCATGCAGGTGCTGCGCTGGTGCGTGGAGTATCCCGAGATGGTGGGCTCGGCCATTGCCCTGGCCACCACCACCCGTCACTCGGCCC encodes:
- a CDS encoding O-acetylhomoserine aminocarboxypropyltransferase/cysteine synthase family protein produces the protein MNERNAELKFETRVVHECILPEDWDGATLPPICQSASHRHRSAESLSDTFAGKQKEHIYMRLTNPTNSVLEKKLAALENGRGAVFMSSGMAAITNTCMALLRAGDEFVASRSLFMSTYLLFKRVFAKYDIRCQLVDPLDLAAMEAAITDRTRFLYLETITNPGMEVPNLRAAADLAHRHGLPLVVDSTLATPWLCRPLEHGADVVIHSTTKYLSGHGNAVGGVVIDGGTFDWLGSDRFPDFAPFVERKGELALLDKIWREHHINFGTTAAPLHAYLTMIGLDTLALRMERHMANTLEVARYLQSHPKVNWIRYPGLPDHPSHATAQELFKGKGYGGLLAFGLKDQETCFRFINSLKLVYHLANLGDCKTLVIHPASSQYISFPDQEREEIGISSDLLRLSVGIEDVDDIIADLEQALASL